A stretch of the Streptomyces sp. WMMB303 genome encodes the following:
- a CDS encoding copper chaperone PCu(A)C, with translation MTAARRPLPALALGAVCALALTGCSGGGDGRDGKDAAKGDGRPELKVSGAYVPQPPTEEMAGGFLTVRNSGDSADRLTSVSSDVAGKVELHKTVEQQMQRVKSLSVPAHGELELGRGGNHLMLMDLERKPTKGQTVTFVLHFQRSGAVTVKAPVEATNYTRRK, from the coding sequence GGCACTGGGCGCGGTGTGCGCGCTCGCCCTGACCGGCTGCTCCGGCGGCGGGGACGGGAGGGACGGGAAAGACGCAGCGAAGGGGGACGGCCGCCCGGAGCTGAAGGTCAGCGGCGCCTACGTGCCGCAGCCGCCGACCGAGGAGATGGCCGGGGGCTTCCTGACCGTACGCAACAGTGGCGACAGCGCCGACAGGCTGACATCGGTCTCCAGCGACGTGGCGGGCAAGGTCGAACTGCACAAGACCGTCGAGCAGCAGATGCAGCGGGTGAAGTCACTGTCCGTGCCCGCGCACGGCGAGCTCGAACTGGGACGCGGCGGCAACCATCTGATGCTCATGGACCTGGAGCGCAAGCCGACGAAGGGCCAGACGGTCACCTTCGTGCTGCACTTCCAGCGGTCCGGCGCCGTCACGGTCAAGGCTCCCGTCGAAGCGACGAACTACACCCGACGGAAGTGA
- a CDS encoding copper resistance protein CopC, translated as MSSTLPGPLRTTSRSAVRTLSALAAVAAALLGVLALAGPAAAHAALTGSDPAEGTVVDDAPRQVTLDFSEGVAMSDGAIRVLDPRGARVDTGKVRDTGTSGTVRRTVALDPGLGQGTYTVAWQAVSADSHPVSGAFTFSIGKPSETSAKVPQQDEDAGGGSVGALYGIGRYVAYAGYILLIGGAAFVLLCSPRTASARAVQRLVTTGWSLLAASTLALLLLRGPYTGSGRFADVLDLGGLKDVVATKPGAALVSRLLLLAAGALFTSVLFGVYARQRAPEDESGEREEARQNGTAGAAGAAGLPREAGESEAAPREGQAARQRRDLHYGLSAGGALVAAGLAATWSLAEHASTGIQTGLAVPVDVLHLLAVALWLGGLAALFCLLRWGPSPTGTTVRRFSRLAFGCVVVLAATGLYQSWRQVGSWGALTDTSYGQLLVVKILLVGTVLSVAWFSRRWTTRLTELPEQAAASAIRDAASGSRGTTTGAAAAVPHGRTPEDATVRATAPGPDDTPRTRSGPSPAPEGGHSTRPQESAPGDPVRAAQLARQRAAADAARQRREREADPGRSALRRSVLAEASLAVVLLAVTTVLTGTEPGRTEEQARAAEAARDPGGPVDVEVPFDTGGPGGKGRAALEISPGTRGGNTLELRTTAPSGKPVEAAEVKVAFTLPARDLGPLSVPLEAVGREKGHWRADGLQLPMAGKWKVAVTVRTSDIDQITRTTTATIG; from the coding sequence GTGTCGTCCACCCTCCCAGGCCCCCTCCGCACCACCTCGCGGTCCGCTGTCCGCACGCTGTCGGCCCTCGCCGCGGTCGCCGCCGCGCTGCTGGGAGTGCTGGCACTGGCGGGCCCGGCAGCGGCGCACGCCGCGCTGACGGGCAGCGATCCCGCGGAGGGTACTGTGGTGGACGACGCGCCCCGGCAGGTCACGCTCGACTTCTCCGAGGGCGTGGCCATGTCGGACGGCGCCATCCGCGTCCTGGACCCGCGCGGAGCACGGGTCGACACCGGGAAGGTCCGCGACACCGGTACGAGTGGCACAGTGCGGCGCACCGTCGCGCTCGACCCGGGGCTGGGCCAGGGCACCTACACCGTCGCCTGGCAGGCCGTCTCCGCGGACAGCCACCCCGTCTCGGGCGCGTTCACCTTCTCGATCGGCAAACCGTCCGAGACGAGCGCGAAGGTGCCGCAGCAGGACGAGGACGCGGGCGGCGGGAGCGTGGGCGCCCTCTACGGCATCGGGCGGTACGTCGCCTACGCGGGCTACATCCTGCTGATCGGCGGTGCGGCCTTCGTGCTGCTGTGCTCGCCGCGGACGGCCTCCGCACGCGCGGTGCAGCGGCTGGTGACCACCGGCTGGAGCCTCCTGGCGGCGTCGACGCTGGCGCTGCTGCTGCTGCGCGGGCCCTACACCGGATCGGGCCGGTTCGCGGACGTGCTCGACCTGGGCGGGCTCAAGGACGTGGTCGCCACCAAGCCGGGAGCCGCGCTGGTCTCCCGGCTGCTGCTGCTCGCGGCCGGCGCGCTGTTCACCTCGGTGCTCTTCGGCGTGTACGCGCGGCAGCGGGCACCCGAAGACGAAAGCGGCGAACGGGAGGAAGCCCGGCAGAACGGTACAGCCGGTGCGGCTGGTGCGGCTGGTCTGCCGCGGGAGGCCGGGGAATCCGAAGCCGCACCCCGGGAGGGCCAGGCGGCGCGGCAGCGGCGGGACCTGCACTACGGACTGTCCGCGGGCGGGGCCCTGGTGGCCGCCGGTCTCGCGGCGACCTGGTCGCTGGCCGAACACGCCTCCACCGGCATCCAGACCGGGCTGGCGGTGCCCGTGGACGTGCTGCATCTGCTCGCCGTCGCCCTGTGGCTGGGCGGTCTGGCCGCACTGTTCTGCCTGCTGCGCTGGGGACCCTCGCCCACGGGTACGACAGTGCGGCGGTTCTCGCGGCTGGCGTTCGGCTGCGTCGTGGTGCTCGCGGCGACGGGGCTGTACCAGTCGTGGCGGCAGGTGGGCTCCTGGGGCGCGCTGACGGACACCTCGTACGGGCAACTGCTGGTGGTGAAGATCCTGCTGGTCGGCACCGTGCTGTCGGTCGCCTGGTTCTCCCGGCGGTGGACAACCCGGTTGACCGAACTCCCGGAGCAGGCCGCCGCCTCGGCGATCCGGGACGCCGCCTCCGGGAGCCGGGGGACTACGACCGGTGCGGCGGCAGCCGTCCCGCACGGCCGCACCCCGGAAGACGCCACTGTCCGGGCCACGGCCCCGGGCCCGGACGACACGCCACGGACGCGCAGCGGTCCCTCCCCCGCCCCGGAGGGCGGCCACTCCACGCGGCCGCAGGAGAGCGCCCCCGGCGACCCCGTCCGGGCCGCCCAGTTGGCCCGCCAGCGGGCGGCCGCCGACGCCGCCCGGCAGCGCCGGGAGCGGGAAGCCGATCCGGGGCGCAGCGCGCTGCGCCGCTCGGTGCTGGCCGAGGCGTCCCTCGCCGTGGTGCTGCTCGCCGTCACCACGGTCCTGACCGGCACCGAACCGGGCCGCACCGAGGAGCAGGCGCGTGCGGCCGAAGCGGCGCGGGACCCCGGTGGGCCGGTGGATGTGGAGGTGCCGTTCGACACCGGCGGCCCGGGCGGGAAGGGGCGGGCCGCGCTGGAGATCTCCCCCGGCACCCGCGGCGGGAACACCCTGGAGCTGCGCACCACCGCACCCAGCGGCAAGCCCGTCGAGGCGGCCGAGGTGAAGGTCGCCTTCACGCTGCCCGCGCGGGATCTCGGCCCGCTGTCCGTTCCGCTCGAAGCGGTCGGGCGGGAGAAGGGGCACTGGAGAGCCGACGGACTCCAGTTGCCCATGGCCGGAAAATGGAAGGTCGCGGTCACCGTCCGCACCTCCGACATCGATCAGATCACCAGGACCACGACCGCCACCATCGGCTGA
- the efeB gene encoding iron uptake transporter deferrochelatase/peroxidase subunit — MSTQNTRKTPPTQRSQRTPEAPGAPDGADDGSNGDGAAGGQSREPRQSGRITRRRLLGTASAAGAAGLTAGAAGGAWAHSAAQDAPPTTLSSLGSTAVSFHGTHQAGIVAPAQAHGHLLAFDLAPRAGRKQAAALLRRWSEAARRMMAGEPPEGGERDTGIALDAGPSSLTVTFGFGRTFFSRTGLTDRLPAQLAPLPDFSADALDKKRSDGDLWVQIGADDALVAFHALRALQREAADTARVRWHMSGFNRSPGATEQPRTMRNLMGQVDGTNNPRPEEKDFDERIFVPSSGAPSWMAGGSYVVQRRIRMLLDAWDTHSLGDQEQVIGRRKSDGAPLSGGHERTEPDLDKRGPDGRPLIAADAHIRVTAPESNGGAAMLRRSFSFHDGFRGDGAPDAGLLFVAWQADPLRGFVPVQRKLDRGDALSRFLRHEASALFAVPGGPGKGEYVGQRLLEG; from the coding sequence ATGAGCACTCAGAACACCCGTAAGACTCCTCCCACGCAGCGCTCGCAGCGCACGCCCGAAGCGCCGGGCGCGCCGGACGGCGCCGACGACGGCAGCAACGGCGACGGCGCGGCCGGCGGACAGAGCCGAGAGCCCCGGCAGAGCGGGCGGATCACCCGTCGGCGGCTGCTGGGCACCGCCTCCGCGGCGGGCGCCGCCGGGCTGACGGCGGGCGCCGCGGGCGGCGCCTGGGCCCACTCGGCGGCCCAGGACGCGCCGCCCACGACCCTCTCCTCGCTGGGCTCCACGGCCGTGTCCTTCCACGGCACGCACCAGGCCGGAATCGTGGCCCCGGCCCAGGCGCACGGCCACCTGCTCGCCTTCGACCTCGCACCCCGGGCCGGCCGCAAACAGGCCGCGGCGCTGCTGCGCCGCTGGTCGGAGGCGGCTCGACGGATGATGGCGGGTGAACCGCCCGAGGGCGGCGAGCGGGACACCGGGATCGCGCTGGACGCCGGCCCGTCCTCGCTGACGGTCACCTTCGGATTCGGCCGTACGTTCTTCTCCCGTACCGGGCTCACGGACCGGCTGCCGGCGCAACTCGCGCCGCTGCCGGACTTCTCGGCGGACGCGCTGGACAAGAAGCGCTCGGACGGGGACCTGTGGGTGCAGATCGGCGCGGACGACGCGCTGGTCGCCTTCCACGCGCTGCGCGCCCTGCAGCGCGAGGCGGCGGACACGGCGCGGGTGCGCTGGCACATGTCCGGTTTCAACCGCTCTCCGGGCGCCACCGAGCAGCCCCGCACGATGCGCAACCTGATGGGGCAGGTCGACGGAACCAACAACCCCCGCCCCGAGGAGAAGGACTTCGACGAGCGGATCTTCGTACCGTCCTCGGGCGCCCCCTCCTGGATGGCCGGGGGCTCGTACGTGGTGCAGCGGCGGATCCGGATGCTGCTGGACGCGTGGGACACCCACTCGCTCGGCGATCAGGAGCAGGTCATCGGGCGGCGCAAGTCCGACGGTGCTCCGCTCTCCGGGGGCCATGAGCGGACCGAGCCCGATCTGGACAAGCGCGGGCCGGACGGGCGGCCGCTGATCGCCGCGGACGCGCACATCCGGGTGACGGCCCCGGAGAGCAACGGGGGAGCGGCGATGCTGCGCCGTTCCTTCTCCTTCCACGACGGGTTCCGCGGCGACGGGGCGCCGGACGCCGGGCTGCTGTTCGTGGCCTGGCAGGCCGATCCGCTGCGCGGCTTCGTGCCGGTGCAGCGCAAGCTCGACCGGGGGGACGCGCTGTCGCGGTTCCTGCGGCACGAGGCGAGTGCGCTGTTCGCGGTGCCGGGAG